CTACATGGCCTATGCGGTGAACTCCTCACAGTTGGACTCAACGGTGTCTTCACCCCTGAATGAGAAAAACAAAGCTTTTAGGAATCAATATCTTCAAGAACAGGCCATAACTCAAAGATTATGCAAAATTGAATTACCTGGGCTCATAGGACTCCATCGCTGGAACTTGAAAGGAGACGGAATGTTAAGGGAAGCGCTACTGTGTCTAAAAAGTGGGAGATATGACTTTCGAAAGAATCTTGGCATACAGTTGCTGACGCGTGACAGTGCACAGAGAAGCAGAAGCAATGAGACGAGCAAACCAGATATAAGGGCTATTGGGTTTATCTTCATGCTCAGAGTCTCATAGCTCTTTAGCCCCAATGTAGAAGAAGATAGAGCCTTCCCTGCTTCCAAAATAGCTACTCCGAGTGTCCAAGTTATACTCCCAGACCCAATTACGATTTGCTTATCCGTAATATACAAACCTTCTCGTAACAGGGAGACTATGTATGGCGCTCTAAAGCAGTACTGTTCAATGAAAGGCTGTGGAGAAACACTGGTTCTGGCAACTTGCCAAGCCTTTTCACAAAACTCCCTACCCTTTTCCAAGACATCATCAAGGGAAGCTTCAGCGCTTAGATTGAAAAACCGGTAGACCACGAAGAATCCGGATACAGCGTAGAACTGACCGTGAGGACGCGGGTAACCATCAGGAAGGGCACAAGGCTGCAAGTCACAATCCGCTCCACGTTCCGTGTTTGACCACTCAGAGCTATTAACAGCAATTTTTGCTAGAGCGCTGCACTCTCCCCAGTTTGGAGCACCAACGAGCTTGATAGGAACTCCTGTCTTCCCCTTTTTACGTCGTCGGACACTGGGAGCACACTGAGAACATATATACTGTCCCTTGTATCCAGAATTCAAACAAGGATGTTTCATCTCCAGTTTTCCTCCAATCAAATCCGATTTATTGACATCTGGCTGCCTCTTCAAAAGATTAACAACAGACCTTTCAAACGCATCGTTGAGACCATATCCGGCGAGAGAATATGCACTAAGATGATGGTTAACAGACCCAATCCTGAGATTCAGGTTGGTCTCATTATGCGTTCGCTCCTCGTTCTCAAACGTTACCTGCAACGATGAGCCACCTAAGTCAAGTGCACCAAAGGTTGCCTTCTTTGGCACGGCTCCTAACATGCTCGTTTGGTAATTAAGAGCCGTCCATCCAAAATAAGCTTCCTCTGTACCACTGATGATCTTAACCCACTCCCTCCTACAAGTGAACGGGGACTTCGGACACCCGCTGTTGCAAATACGAAGAGAGACGTGGTTCTATGAGCATGCTTGGGGATTTGCTTCTCTGCCCACTGGATAAGCGGTTTTATAGCAGTTTTCAACCCCGATCTGTTGTTGACAAGCTTGTCAAACCCAGGTTCTGTCTCCATACGATCGTAAGCACGGCCACTAGTCTTTCTAGAAATACCTTCCGTCAGAGACTTCATAACAATGGGGAGACTACTGTCTTTCCTGTAATTTATAGATGCCTGGTAGACATACGCCCGAGTCCCCGTGCTTCCGCAGTCAAACACAACATAGTATCTCGACGCTCCCCGAGACCAGTTTGTATAAACATACATGGAGACTATATACACCAGAAAAGCAAACAGAACCAAACACATAAGGATCATAACCGCACGGATCCATTTACGCCCGCTCCTAGATGGATTGGTCCCATTGGGAACACCTCCCTTGTCCTTGGAGAAACTAGACCCATTTTGTCCCCATGTTATATTTTGCGGAGCGAGAATGGCTTCTTCATCAGGATCAAAGCCGTGATAGGAAGAGAAGTCTTGGAGAGACGCCGAGTGTCTCAAACCATTCTTTCGTCCACTACTACCAAAACTGATGGAATCTGGCGCTGAGGTTCCTACATCCAGCGATGTAACAGAAGCAGCAGTGAATAGTTGAGTGATCCTACCAAAAAACATGTCTCTCTCTTGCCTACATATACTACTTTATAGAGCTCAAACCAACACTGCGATGATTTCGAGAGTTAGGGTGCGGTACCAGAAAGACGCATTGGCATTTTCCCAGCACTAGATCTGCGTCTTAGAAGCACAAAGCTAATCTACGAATCGAGAATCTCCAGCAGATCTGAGGAGGAGTATCGGTGCTGAAACCACGACTCACACCAGAGGAAACGAAGACGAATGAGGAGAACGATCTCTATGGCTTTGTCCCTGTGTTCTACATTTCAATGTTTGGGGAATATTTGGAACATCTGAAAACATTTGGGGTTGAAacgtaaataatattttctgtagttcctttattctaaaatatttgtTGCAATGCTGGGCCCATAATTTGACCGACCCAAGCCCAATAAAAAGCAAGTCGGGTCAAACCTGTCGGAAACAGATGATCCAGAGTAACCCTAACATTGCTTTTGGACAAAGGCATAAACTCTGAGGCGCgtgtgctctctctctctctccgctgGTTCCTTAAAAGAATCGACGCACGCTTCCTCACCTCCATCTCCCTCGAAGCTCAGCTCAATCTGAATCTCTCAATTATCTCAGTTTGGCTCTTGATTGATTCACCGTTAAATTTTATATCTGGGATTGTATCAAAAGCTTCgaactttcttcaaaatatcTTCTAGTTACGTTAAAAAAGGTTTATAGATTTGATCTCTTCTATCACTCGGGAAAGTGTCAACCTTTGTCGCTGTAtagatgaattttttttggaaaaaaaaaaaacttgcttCACCTGTTTATTCGAAGTATTGAATTTGCGTTTATCCAAGCTTGAAATGAATAGTTTGTTCTGCTATCAGATTGTGTATTGAATATATTTGCTTCTTTTTAGATATTTGAGAGATGGCAGATCGGTTGACACGTATTGCTATTGTGAGTTCAGACCGTTGCAAGCCAAAGAAATGTCGCCAAGAGTGCAAGAAGAGCTGTCCTGTGGTCAAGACgggtgcttttttttttcttacttattCCAAGATTAAATTCTTATGGATATGTCTAGTTATTGCGTAGTGGTTAAGGTTACGTGTGAAGCCATTAGTTTGTAACTTGATACTACCGACTTGATGTTTTTTATGATCACTCTAAAAATTTTAGTGCCACACTTATGTTTATCTTAGGAAAACTTTGCATTGAGGTGACTGTTGGTTCCAAGCTTGCTTTCATCTCAGAGGAGTTGTGCATTGGTTGCGGTATTTGTGTGAAGGTATGTCTGAATATACTATTTCTGATTCCGCATATATACCTATGTACATGTAGCCATAACTGGGACGCTAAATAGATTTTTATGTTGCTTTACAATTGCAGAAATGCCCATTTGAAGCTATTCAGATCATCAATCTTCCCAGAGACTTAGAGAAAGACACGACCCATCGTTATGGTGCAAACACTTTCAAGTTGCACaggtttgtttatcttttatttcttcCTTTGAGAAAAACTGATTCCTCTCCTAGTTTTAAGACAATGTAAACTATGTCTTTACTTCCAGGCTCCCGGTTCCAAGGCCAGGTCAGGTCCTAGGGTTGGTTGGGacaaatggtattggaaaatcAACCGCTCTGAAAATTTTGGCGGGGAAGCTCAAACCAAATTTGGGCCGTTTCACTGTAATAGTCTCTCCTCAGTTTCTGAACTTTTGTCTGAAAATTGCATCTCTGGTCTCTGGACTAGTTTGATTTAAATAATTCTCTTTATTGTGCAGAATCCTCCAGACTGGCAAGAAATCTTGACTCACTTCCGTGGGTCTGAACTTCAAAACTACTTCACCCGTATTCTAGAAGATAATCTAAAGGTATAATTGTGAATTGACCTTTCATTGAATGACATAAATTGAGATTTTGGTGTCCACGACAGGCCATTATAAAGCCTCAGTATGTGGACCACATCCCAAAAGCTGTGCGAGGCAACGTTGGAGAGGTCCTTGACCAGAAGGACGAGAGAGACAAGAAGGCGGAGCTCTGTGCTGATCTGCAGCTGAACCAGGTCATTGATCGTGACGTTGAGAATTTATCTGGTGGTGAGCTGCAGAGATTCGCCATCGCTGTTGTCGCCATACAAAACGCTGAGATTTACATGTTCGATGAGCCGTCTAGTTACCTTGATGTTAAGCAAAGACTCAAAGCTGCTCAAGTCGTCCGTTCCCTCCTTAGGCCTAATAGGTTTTGAATTTTTCCATCTTTTGATTATTTTGGATATAGAATAAAGCTACTTACagttattttcctttttcttccaGCTACGTCATTGTGGTGGAGCATGATCTCAGTGTTCTTGACTACTTGTCGGATTTCATTTGCTGTCTGTATGGGAAACCAGGAGCCTATGGTGTCGTGACTCTCCCCTTCTCTGTTAGAGAAGGAATCAACATTTTCTTGGCTGGGTTCGTTCCCACAGAAAATCTACGTTTTAGAGATGAGTCGCTGACCTTCAAGGTAAACTTTCTTTGATTGTGCAGAGGCAATGTCGCTTCACAACGGTAGTCAATATTGTGTCCTTAATGGTTCTTCTTTTGTTGGAAGGTTGCTGAGACTCCACAAGAAAGTGCTGAGGAAATACAGTCGTACGCTAGGTACAAGTACCCAACCATGACCAAAACTCAAGGAAATTTCAGGTTGAAAGTGACGGAAGGTGAATTCACGGACTCTCAGATTATCGTTATGCTTGGGGAGAATGGTACTGGGAAGACAACGTTCATCCGGATGCTGGTATTCTCTTCCTCCGTTATAATCCTCTCTTTAAGAGTTTCAGACTCCTAAACTAGTATTAATTGGTAAAAAATTTAACAGGCGGGTTTGTTAAAACCAGACGAGACAGAACAATCAGACATAGAGATACCAGAATTCAATGTCTCTTACAAGCCACAAAAGATCAGCCCCAAGTTTCAGAATTCAGTTAGGCACTTGCTACATCAGAAGATTCGGGATTCGTACATGCATCCTCAGTTTGTGTCGGACGTGATGAAACCGCTTCAGATCGAGCAGTTGATGGATCAGGAAGTTGTCAATCTCTCTGGAGGAGAGCTGCAGAGGGTTGCATTAGCTCTGTGCCTCGGAAAGGTGAGTATCTTGTGTTGGAAGTTTGTTTTCTTTGTCTCTCAGTGATCTCATGCATACACAAACTTTTGTGCAGCCTGCGGATATATACCTGATTGATGAGCCAAGTGCATATCTGGATTCAGAGCAACGTATTGTGGCTTCTAAAGTCATTAAGCGATTCATTCTCCATGCAAAGAAAACTGCATTTATAGTCGAGCATGACTTTATAATGGCTACCTATTTAGCAGACCGGGTCATTGTCTATGAAGGACAGCCATCCATTGATTGTGTTGCAAATTGTCCTCAGTCACTACTCAGTGGGATGAATCTCTTCCTATCCGTAAGTCTCTTATACCCCTCTTTAGTCATACACTTCATGAGCAAGCAAAAACATGACCTAATGCATGCTGCTAATGGTTTTCATTTATACAGCATCTAAACATCACCTTCAGACGGGATCCCACCAATTTCAGACCAAGAATCAACAAATTAGAGTCGA
The Brassica napus cultivar Da-Ae unplaced genomic scaffold, Da-Ae ScsIHWf_2248;HRSCAF=2901, whole genome shotgun sequence DNA segment above includes these coding regions:
- the LOC125600413 gene encoding ABC transporter E family member 2-like, whose translation is MADRLTRIAIVSSDRCKPKKCRQECKKSCPVVKTGKLCIEVTVGSKLAFISEELCIGCGICVKKCPFEAIQIINLPRDLEKDTTHRYGANTFKLHRLPVPRPGQVLGLVGTNGIGKSTALKILAGKLKPNLGRFTNPPDWQEILTHFRGSELQNYFTRILEDNLKAIIKPQYVDHIPKAVRGNVGEVLDQKDERDKKAELCADLQLNQVIDRDVENLSGGELQRFAIAVVAIQNAEIYMFDEPSSYLDVKQRLKAAQVVRSLLRPNSYVIVVEHDLSVLDYLSDFICCLYGKPGAYGVVTLPFSVREGINIFLAGFVPTENLRFRDESLTFKVAETPQESAEEIQSYARYKYPTMTKTQGNFRLKVTEGEFTDSQIIVMLGENGTGKTTFIRMLAGLLKPDETEQSDIEIPEFNVSYKPQKISPKFQNSVRHLLHQKIRDSYMHPQFVSDVMKPLQIEQLMDQEVVNLSGGELQRVALALCLGKPADIYLIDEPSAYLDSEQRIVASKVIKRFILHAKKTAFIVEHDFIMATYLADRVIVYEGQPSIDCVANCPQSLLSGMNLFLSHLNITFRRDPTNFRPRINKLESTKDREQKSAGSYYYLDD